In the Flavobacteriales bacterium genome, TGAGCGCGTGCGGACCCTCACCACCGGCCAGAACGGGCGCTACGAGCTGCTGCTGGACAACAATGCGGATTACGTGATCCGCTTCGTGATGCCGGGGCACGTCACCAAGTGCTTCACGGTCACCACGCATGGACCGATCTGGGAAGGGGACCACAGCATCAAGGAGGTCTTCATCGAAATGACGCTGTTCGAGCAGGTGCCTGACATGGACCTGTCCTTCTTCGACCTGCCGATGGGCATCGCCCGGTTCGACCCGCTGGACGGGCGGATGGACTGGGACGAGGCGTACGATGGCCGGATCCGGGGCGAGGTGGCCACCCTGATGGACGCGGTGACGCGCGCGCTGGCCGCCCGGGGTGCCCTGGCGAAGCTGAACTGATCAATCCGCCGCTCTCCCCCGGGCGCGGGGATGGTGCTGCAGGATGTTGCTTCGGAGGTATTCGCGGTCCAGGTGGGTGTAGATCTCCGTGGTGGTGATGCTGGCGTGGCCGAGCATCTCCTGCACCGCCCGAAGATCGGCGCCGCCCTCCACAAGATGGGTGGCGAAACTGTGGCGGAAGGTGTGCGGGCTGATGGTCTTGGGGATGCCGGCCCTGGTGGCGAGGGTGCGCACCAGGTTGAACACCGCGACACGGGACAGCGCTCCGCCACGGGCGTTCAGGAAGAGCGTATCCCCGGCACGTGTGGTGACGGGTTGATGCAGCCGTTCGTGCTCTTGGTAGTCACGGATCCGGT is a window encoding:
- a CDS encoding carboxypeptidase regulatory-like domain-containing protein; its protein translation is MQRLRDLILLATLWFASTAEAAQLRIVGMVTDKFTAAPLAEAQVRVYRNGERVRTLTTGQNGRYELLLDNNADYVIRFVMPGHVTKCFTVTTHGPIWEGDHSIKEVFIEMTLFEQVPDMDLSFFDLPMGIARFDPLDGRMDWDEAYDGRIRGEVATLMDAVTRALAARGALAKLN